A portion of the Amia ocellicauda isolate fAmiCal2 chromosome 22, fAmiCal2.hap1, whole genome shotgun sequence genome contains these proteins:
- the LOC136718545 gene encoding leucine-rich repeats and immunoglobulin-like domains protein 3, producing MHLIRGEDALEGLEPDDTEGDFILYKFVLKADGQIGTAPPQNTSVSPAFIRGQAGHSASFSCRAPTESSLNISWVKEGSEGIWKPPRHWLQTPSPGRLQVDIEQLQVEDRGNYTCIISNDIGETRHTLTLLLSYGPRSVESSPREMTAREGEPLTLSCSGDASPPPAITWTKDDDSPPPSWKVGATQGRATLSTAALAPRDAGIYLCTIQNSIGSETRVVSLTVQCDPTTSSAPDATSPPVSDPERSTASAAFTGDVQTTREGVTTAVSESAIDSTEREPAEPKGSTSSHTESDRETESTQSTEKVTMEDVPPITTTYVLCTMGPVAGLSSLGLVIHLIRRMKKKSLLELPQ from the exons ATGCACTTGATTCGTGGTGAAGACGCCCTCGAAGGGTTGGAACCAGACGACACGGAAGGGGACTTCATTCTCTATAAGTTCGTGTTAAAAGCTGACGGACAGATCGGGACGG CGCCCCCTCAGAACACATCTGTGTCTCCTGCCTTCATACGAGGACAGGCTGGGCACTCGGCTTCCTTTTCCTGCAGGGCCCCAACCGAGTCTTCTCTGAACATCTCCTGGGTGAAGGAGGGCAGCGAGGGGATATGGAAACCCCCCAGGCACTGGCTGCAGACCCCAAGCCCGGGGAGACTGCAGGTGGATATTGAGCAGCTGCAGGTGGAGGACAGAGGGAATTACACCTGTATCATCAGCAACGACATAGGAGAGACCCGGCACACCCTGACCCTGCTCCTGTCCT ACGGCCCCCGGAGCGTGGAGAGCAGCCCCCGGGAGATGACGGCGAGGGAAGGGGAGCCGCTGACGCTGAGCTGCAGTGGGGATGCCAGCCCCCCGCCTGCCATCACGTGGACCAAGGACGATGACTCGCCACCCCCCTCCTGGAAGGTGGGGGCCACCCAGGGCCGCGCCACCCTGAGCACTGCCGCCCTTGCCCCCCGGGATGCCGGCATCTATCTGTGCACCATCCAGAACAGCATAGGCAGTGAGACGCGGGTGGTGTCCCTCACTGTGCAGT GTGATCCAACAACCTCCAGTGCTCCCGATGCAACCTCTCCCCCTGTCTCTGACCCAGAGCGCAGCACAGCGAGTGCAG CTTTTACAGGCGATGTACAGACGACCAGAGAAGGCGTCACAACTGCTGTGAGTGAAAGTGCCAtcgacagcacagagagggaGCCAG ctgAGCCAAAGGGAAGCACGTCTTCTCACACTGAGagcgacagagagacagagtctACACAAAGCACAGAGAAAGTGACAA TGGAAGACGTGCCCCCCATAACCACCACATATGTGTTGTGCACAATGGGCCCAGTGGCCGGCCTGTCATCGCTGGGTTTAGTGATCCATCTGATCCGCCGCATGAAGAAGAAATCCCTCCTGGAGCTCCCCCAGTGA